ACATAATTTTCAGAGTTGAATCATTCCATCTCATTAGCTAGCTGGTCATACTGACTCCCTAATGCAAACATACTTTCTCTAGTTAAGATTCTAGTATGATCAAGTAACCTTTTTACTTGATTGGTATCATCTTCTTCTCAGTAAATCCACATCGAGTTCAAAAAGTAACACAATAAATGATCCCTCTTTTGTGGTACATGTATTAAAATTCCATGGCACATGTCTAGGAAGCACAAAATATGACCAAACAAGAGCTTCCAATTCCTTATATTAATTAATGACAACTACCAAGAACttgtttcagagagagagagagagagagagagagagagagagagagagatgaaggcaCAAGGAGCACTAACTTGGGGCACACAGTATCTTGGAGTGATCTTGTTCAGCTTTTGGTGAGTTTGGTCAAGTGGAGACTAGAAGGAGCATGACAGAGAAAAGAACAACACAGCCTGCCACAGGTTCCCTTCCCACCCACCCTTTCCATCCCAAACAGCCTCTCTCCCCACTACTGTCACCTTAAAATAAATTAGTAATCTGAAGGGAAGAAAGCAAGAGATAAAGTTCACAGACAGAACAGAGCACTATATTGATCTACCTATTAGTCtttagaaaagaagagagaggaacACATAAACaaaagtatacatatatatatgtgaaaaGATGGAACCCATCAAACTAACTATAATATGGGAAGGGGGAAATAATGATCTTTATGTGAAAGACATATTGTCCCAACTTTGGTTCAGACCATTTTTGGCTGTTATACACAATAAATTGAGAATAATAAAGAATCACAAGAACATTATTGGTTATGTAATCCTAAGGAAAATTCATGGTAGAAATCAACAGGAATAATGCTTCCTGGGCACAAGGCATGTCAGTGGCTGCGCAGCCAACAGGTCACAGAAGACCTGCTTCTGCAAAAAGGCCACAGTAATCCCCAGTATCCAAAATTGTTTGTCATTTCTCTGCCTATGGTTTCCATTTCTCCATGAGTGAGTGACTTGTCTCTACAGTAGAGGTGAAGGGAACTACAATCTACCACAGTCACTCACCTTGAGCTGCGCTCCCTGCCTGCTTGAAGATCTCGGCTTCCTTCGAGTTCGGTGGCAGGTTCAGCAGCTCTAcatcaaaagaaagacaagaaaaGGGGTAGAACATCAACCTAGATCGATGATGAACTAGTATCTCCTGGGCAAGCTAATTTGCTGCTTACTCGGGCAAGCGGAGATGTTGACGGGGGTGTTGCATGCCTTGGGCAGGGCGAGAGCGCGGGTTAGATTGATCTTGATGGGCAGCTGGGGGTCATCATGGTCCTTCACCAGGATGCAGAGGCACTTGGGGCTCTTCGCGACGACGTCCTTCAGGCCGGTGCAGCAGTCTGGCGTGGGCGCCTGCGCCGTCCCCTCCACGTAGGGGATGCACGTCTGCAACCCGATCAACTGGCTGCCGCACTCCTGGAGGTCGCTCGCGGTGTCGGAGCTGGCAGGGCGGATCACGAAGCTCAAGGCCAGGAGGACCAGCAGCAGAAGTGAgctgaaggaggaagaggagggggagTTGGCCGCCATGACAGGACTACACTTGTGGACTACACTGAGAGGCGTGCAGTTGCTGTGGTCATGCCCCAGCCGTTCCCTAGGGGAAAGGAAGAGTGAGAAGGGAGCGATGGCAACAACAATGGCTTTTATGGTGGGTTGGAGGAGCCATGTCGTTCCTTGTGGACTACACAAGGAGCCGATAGCAGCAGAAGGAGCCATGTTTTTGCTTGTGGACTACACTTCCATGTGAGTGTGTGGGGGCAATAGCAGCAGCAGAAGGAGCCAAAGGGCTGCGCTGTTTAGGCTCTTGTGAGTTGATTCCATCAGATAATGTTAATTTaaatgattaatatatatatatatatatgttcttccTATTAAAaaaatcaccaaaatccaattTCTTATCCATGTCAATCTTTTCATTGCACGCCTTTCTAGAGGAGCTGTCCTTTTGGACTTGTAATTAGTCCACCCAGATTTCGGAATTGATGGATTGATTTTTTTGATTTATcgttatttaaaattaaaattaaatcagaCTGTTTCAATTTCGTTTTCGatgctatttttttatttttttattaaaaaaaaaattaccacTCCAACAAACACTTTTTATTTTactatttgaattttctttttagctAATTTAAAATCAAACTATTTCCAGTTCGATTTGAAACCATCCGATTATTGACTCCATTTGACTTTAATTCATAATCTATCTTATACTAATTCGAATTATGATGGGGTCTGTAATCACAGTCGTGAACAGAGACATGTTGCAGACTTATTAGAAAGGGACAGCCTTCGTGTAAggcagggaagaagaagaagagtcttcatatgtgtatgtatatatatatattttttttgttgttgttgtagctaTTAGTATTATCATATACtaatcattatcattatcatcatccaTCATTTTAATGCTTTATATTTATTAGAATGTTAACTATAAATTAAAGTTATCATAAGAATTACAAGACCAACCATGAGGGCGAATGTCAACGTCGCCATGtgaagaaaatattattttaaaaaaaaaattattatattaaataacatatGTGATATTATTCGAATCTGAGATCTATcacattattatattaaataacattatactaatcaatctaaatattttaataaggaTTAATGAACATTACTTGTTAAGAACCATTTGAAACTTTCTCAAGTTTAGTTTGCACATAATTAAGATATAAACCTCTACTAAATATCTAAATATATCCCTAATTACATTTCACATAAATTATGGATAGCATCGGTCAAAATTTCAAGGATAGATTCTACATGAATTCTACATGAAttatttcacacacacacacacacggttCGTGATCTATCCAATattaattagatttaaatatgaTGAAATCGGAGTCTTGACTCAAGAAGACGAAGAGTCGTAATGACAGTAGTGAACAGGGACATGGTGCACATTTATGTGAAGGGGACAGCCTTCGTGCTTATCAAGGAAGAAGAGTCCCAAGAAATGGTATGCTGGTGCAACGGCAAGAGCATATATTTCATCTCATTAACAATCCAAGATACCCTTTTTTTGTGGGCTTTGGTATTGTCATATAACCATCATCATTTTTAATACTTTATATttaatgctaactataaattaaagttatcataaaaattgtaTGACCAATGATGACGGCAAATACCATCAACACTAATGTGTCTTCTTGCCATGTGAAGGAAACACTATGAGAATGGGACAAAGGAGTAGGGGAAGAGCGATTGATTTAGTATTTTGGATCAATTGTGAAAGGTTTAATTTATTCACTGGATAGATAGATACAACTATCAGCAGCAACGAAAGCAATCACGCAAGTATAAAGAGTGAGGACTCCACGTAGTTAAAACCCCTTCTCAAAGCAGGAGCAGGAGGGGGGAGGGATTCTTTGGGCTTTGTATAGATAAATATgttataaagtacttggtggttacaaAAGAGTCCAAAAATAATAAGTATCAATTGAAAACCCGAACACCTGATTACTAATTCATTTaccaaaattttataatataaaatattcaaagaatatGTGAGGTTTGTgagtaaatcataaaagatatggtgatgtaTATTTAAGTgaatgctattattgatattttttacttaattaaagttatttatttatattattttatttatatttatatttatatttattataattgaatgtaataacatgattgtcttgataagataaattatatgaaTCATTATGAGTTATATTTAGaaaagattaataatattatgatacatTGAAGGGAGTATGAATATATAATCACTataacttaatatagtattattatgtttattagatttattagcttatttttaaaattcataatcATGTATAAAg
The DNA window shown above is from Musa acuminata AAA Group cultivar baxijiao chromosome BXJ2-4, Cavendish_Baxijiao_AAA, whole genome shotgun sequence and carries:
- the LOC135609491 gene encoding non-specific lipid transfer protein GPI-anchored 13-like translates to MAPSAAIGSLCSPQGTTWLLQPTIKAIVVAIAPFSLFLSPRERLGHDHSNCTPLSVVHKCSPVMAANSPSSSSFSSLLLLVLLALSFVIRPASSDTASDLQECGSQLIGLQTCIPYVEGTAQAPTPDCCTGLKDVVAKSPKCLCILVKDHDDPQLPIKINLTRALALPKACNTPVNISACPKLLNLPPNSKEAEIFKQAGSAAQANATATTSPPSTPASDGGGRSNHSRWRGWVAMETVVGCVLYTVMHLLLVST